In Candidatus Desulfatibia profunda, the genomic window AGCGGGACAGGCATGGCCCATAGGACCAGATTCTTTAGGACTATATAAACTAATTTTATCCATGAAACATCTCATCGCCGCCATACAGTTTTTGACCATTCTGCCTGTGGGCAAATCCGAACGATATGATCCCCAAGGAATGATCCCGTACTTTCCGGTTGTGGGCATCATTTTGGGGGTGCTGGTTTCAGCTTTCGATCAGGCGGCAATTCGATTATGGACGGCATCGACCGCTGCCGTCCTCGATGTCATTTTAATGCTTGTGCTCACGGCTGCGCTTCATCTGGACGGTTTGGGAGACACCGCCGACGGCATCCTGGGGCACCGCACCAAGGAACAGGCCTTGCTGGTAATGAAAGACAGCCGAATCGGTGTGATGGGGCTTGTGGCGATTGCCAGTGGGTTATCCCTGAAGTGGGCCGGTATTGCGGGCCTGGATGCCCATCGAAGCCTCCTGCTTATTGTTATCCCGGCCTATGCCAGAGGCGGCATGCTGTTCGGAATACGGTTTTTGGAATATGGCCGGCCTGAAGGCGGCACCGGCCTGGCTTTTTTTGATGATCCTCTGGACATGAGCGCTTTTTGGGGATTGCTTATCCCCGTCGCCCTGTCGTATTTTCTGGGCTCAATGGGAATCTGGTTGAATATTATGTTCGCGGCCATAACGGCAAGCATCATTTTCTACTATAAAAAGCGCCTAGGATGTATCACCGGTGACATGCTGGGTGCCATGGCCGAAATAACCGAAGCCATGCTCTTTCTGCTGGTTTCCATCAGGGGGCTGTAATGCTGAAAGGTCACGGCGGAAATATTTTTGACCTGGCCCAAAGATTGGGGTGTGATCCCTTTGATATCGTTGATATGAGCAGCAACGTTAATCCGTTGGGTCCTCTGCCCGGTCTGGTCGGTTTTTTAAAGGAAAAGTTGACTGCCATTACCGCCCTGCCGGAAGTCGATGCCAGGAACACGGCCCAAGTTTTCGCAGCCCGCTACCGTCTCGAGTCCGCCCAGGTCCTTGCCGGAAACGGAACCACCCAATTCATTTACACCATACCGCCGGCTCTTGACACCAGACGGGCATTGATCCTCGGCCCCACCTATGCCGATTACGCCGATTCCTGCGGCATGCATAATGTCCGGTACGATTATCTGATGACCCCTGAGTCGCTCGATTTTGAGCCGGATATCGAAACCATCATCCAGCGTACCGGAGGTTATGATACGGTTTTTATATGCAACCCCAACAATCCGACCGGCACTCTGATACCCAAGACCGCGCTTGAACGACTGTGCCGGTATCATCCGGACACATATTTTGTCATTGACGAATCCTACCTGCCGTTTGTCAACGGTGCCGATCGATTCAGCATGTTGCATGGCGGTTTCCCCAATGTGCTGATTTTGAATTCCATGTCAAAAATATTCAGAATCCCCGGTTTAAGGATCGGATTTTTGATTTCATCAGGCCGGATCATCGAAAAGTTCAGAGCGTTTTTGCTGCCCTGGAGCGTCAACAGCTTGGCCCAGACAGCCGTCGACTATTTGATGAAACATACGGCTGAGGTAGATGCTTTTATTGACAAAACAGTAGCGTTTCTTGAAACTGAAAGAAAATTAATGACGGATGCTTTTGAGGATGTTTCCGGCATTAAACTTTTTAGCAGCAAAACGTCATTTATCTTGGCTAAACTGCAAGGTAAAATCACGGCGGACATGGTTTGCAATCATTTGGCCGCCGACGGCATCCTCATCAGAAACTGTTCCAATTTTAAAGGTTTATCTGAACATTTTATTCGGATCTCTCTGAAAACAGACGATATTAACAAAATGCTGGCAGAAAAAATTACAAAGTTTTTAGGAAGTGTTTAGATTGTTTACTCATCCAAACCAATTTTAATACGATTACGTATAATTCACTTTATTAATAAGTTTAAAGTGCCTAAAGTGATCTAAAGTGCCTAAAGTTAAGGTGTCGCTTTGCTCCGCTAATTTTATATAATTGACAGAATACCTTAACTTTAGCTCACTTTAGCTCACTTCAAACCCTGGCCCAGACCGATCACAAATGTGCTTTACCAAAAAGACAGGTTTTGAGTGATGCATGTGTTATCTCAATATATGTACAAGTCGCACCAGGGCGGGCTTTAGTCACTTTTATGATCCTTGGCCCCTTTGAATGTGGTGGCCTATCATAAAATACGTCACCGTATTTACGAATTAGAGCACTAAGGAAAAGGAAGTGATGGATTTTTCGACATCATGGTACGTGCTGCCGGCGGCGGTCATACTTGACCTTGCGATTGGCGATCCTGATTTTCTGCCCCACCCGATCCGGTGGATGGGCAAGGCCGTTTCTTTTTTGGAGCCGGTTTTCAGAAAGCTGCCGGCAGGACTGACACTATCCGGCGCTTTTTTTGCCGCATTCTTGATCGCGGGAACCTGGTTTGTGGCCGCTTGGTCGATTCTGGCCGCCAAGCTCATCCATCCTCTTGCCCGTAGCGGTCTTGAAATCCTGCTGGTCTACTACACGGTCTCGGCGCGATCCCTGGAAGATGCCGCCCTGGGAGTTTACCGGTCTCTCAAACAAAATTGGCTACAAGAGGCTCGGAGCAGAATCGCCCTAATTGTGGGCAGAGACGTCGGCGCGCTGAAAGCGGACGGGATCGCCCGCGCAGCGGTCGAAACGGTCGCTGAAAACCTCGTGGACGGGATTGTATCTCCCCTCTTTTTTGCCGCCATTGGCGGCGCCCCCCTGGCAATGGCCTACAAAATGGTCAATACCCTGGATTCCATGGTCGGATATAATAACGAAACCTATCGGCATTTCGGAAAAGCTGCCGCCAGAATCGACGATGTCGCCAATTTTATCCCTGCCCGCCTTGCGGTTCCGGTCATTTCCATTGCTGCTCACATTCTTGTCGGCAAAGGCTTGCCCACATGGAAAACCGCCGTCACCGAGGGTGCAAACCATTCCAGTCCCAATGCCGGATATCCGGAAGCCGCCTTTGCAGGAGCCCTGGGCGTCAAACTAGGCGGTCCCAACTACTACCAGGGGCATCTGGTCAACAAACCGTATATCGGGGTCCGTTTTGCACCGGTGCACCCCAATCATATCAAAAAGGCCTGCGACCTGATGATGCTGTCCGCGCTGATATGGCTGGTAATTGCATGGATAATAGCGATCCTTCTATGATTTTTTTATTTAAACGGCCACTCTAAACCGTACAAGCCCCGAAGGCGTGACAGGCCGGTTGACCGGTTAGCCCGTTAGCCAGTTGAGCCCGTGAAAGATTAAAGCTATCATAACCGGCGAACCGGCATACGGGCAAACTTTAGCCATTCGAAGTGTAGCGGTTCGTTATTGTCATTCTTACCACAGCAAATAATAGATCCACAATTAAAGACTAAATGATTATGTACCCTGCTCTGCCCAAATCATACAAAGGTGTGTATCCATTCAAACTCGGTGCCACCTCGTTTACCTACCCGGATCACATCATACCCAACATCAAGATGCTGGGACCCTATCTGGATGAAATCGAACTTTTGTTGTTTGAAAGTGCTCCGTCCAGTCTTCCGAGCCGCGCTGACATCAACGAGATCCGACGGCTGGCCGCAGCATTCGATCTAACCTATAATATTCATCTGCCGCTGGATATATCCTTGGGCGCCCCGGACCCCTCAAGGCGGCAGGCCGACCTGGAAACCATCAAACATATCATCGACTTAACCGCTTCCCTGTCACCCTCGACCCGCACCCTTCATCTTCCCTATGATGAAACCGATGCCGAACCCGAACGGATTCAAAGGTGGCGGGAGCGCCTTTGCCAAAGCATTAAACAGTTGCTTGCCGCCGGCATAGACTCCGAATCCATCTCAATTGAAAACCTTGATTATCCTTTTGAATGGGTGGAAGCGATCCTAAACGATTTTAATCTTTCCGTCTGTATCGATATCGGCCATCTGATGGTGAATCAATATGATGTGGAAGCAGCTTTCGATAAGTATCATGCTAAAACCACAATCATCCATCTTCATGGCGTTGAAAACAAC contains:
- a CDS encoding sugar phosphate isomerase/epimerase, translating into MYPALPKSYKGVYPFKLGATSFTYPDHIIPNIKMLGPYLDEIELLLFESAPSSLPSRADINEIRRLAAAFDLTYNIHLPLDISLGAPDPSRRQADLETIKHIIDLTASLSPSTRTLHLPYDETDAEPERIQRWRERLCQSIKQLLAAGIDSESISIENLDYPFEWVEAILNDFNLSVCIDIGHLMVNQYDVEAAFDKYHAKTTIIHLHGVENNQDHLSLDRMSPEKTEIIIKKLQRFGQVVSLEVFSYEKLVGSLDFLDKCWR
- a CDS encoding pyridoxal phosphate-dependent class II aminotransferase, whose translation is MLKGHGGNIFDLAQRLGCDPFDIVDMSSNVNPLGPLPGLVGFLKEKLTAITALPEVDARNTAQVFAARYRLESAQVLAGNGTTQFIYTIPPALDTRRALILGPTYADYADSCGMHNVRYDYLMTPESLDFEPDIETIIQRTGGYDTVFICNPNNPTGTLIPKTALERLCRYHPDTYFVIDESYLPFVNGADRFSMLHGGFPNVLILNSMSKIFRIPGLRIGFLISSGRIIEKFRAFLLPWSVNSLAQTAVDYLMKHTAEVDAFIDKTVAFLETERKLMTDAFEDVSGIKLFSSKTSFILAKLQGKITADMVCNHLAADGILIRNCSNFKGLSEHFIRISLKTDDINKMLAEKITKFLGSV
- the cobD gene encoding cobalamin biosynthesis protein CobD; translation: MDFSTSWYVLPAAVILDLAIGDPDFLPHPIRWMGKAVSFLEPVFRKLPAGLTLSGAFFAAFLIAGTWFVAAWSILAAKLIHPLARSGLEILLVYYTVSARSLEDAALGVYRSLKQNWLQEARSRIALIVGRDVGALKADGIARAAVETVAENLVDGIVSPLFFAAIGGAPLAMAYKMVNTLDSMVGYNNETYRHFGKAAARIDDVANFIPARLAVPVISIAAHILVGKGLPTWKTAVTEGANHSSPNAGYPEAAFAGALGVKLGGPNYYQGHLVNKPYIGVRFAPVHPNHIKKACDLMMLSALIWLVIAWIIAILL
- a CDS encoding adenosylcobinamide-GDP ribazoletransferase gives rise to the protein MKHLIAAIQFLTILPVGKSERYDPQGMIPYFPVVGIILGVLVSAFDQAAIRLWTASTAAVLDVILMLVLTAALHLDGLGDTADGILGHRTKEQALLVMKDSRIGVMGLVAIASGLSLKWAGIAGLDAHRSLLLIVIPAYARGGMLFGIRFLEYGRPEGGTGLAFFDDPLDMSAFWGLLIPVALSYFLGSMGIWLNIMFAAITASIIFYYKKRLGCITGDMLGAMAEITEAMLFLLVSIRGL